One genomic region from bacterium encodes:
- the dxs gene encoding 1-deoxy-D-xylulose-5-phosphate synthase — MSGNEKLLDRIESPEDFRALPREQVLEVASELRDEIVHNVSRTGGHLASSLGAVELLTAIHYVFDTPADRLVLDVGHQGYAHKMLTGRRAGFAKIGKEDGIGKFLRRSESEFDHFGAGHAGTSISAALGMARAFEHQGKDQCAIALIGDGGMTAGMAFEALNHAGHLTQKNLVVVLNDNEMSISPNVGAMSSYLSRKLSAPMVRRMKGWAKEFLTSLPGDMVHWAQKAEESLKVFFSPGLLFEALGFKYVGPIQGHRMDIVLETFENVKAMLAAGDGPILVHALTAKGYGYEPAQNDPYKYHGVGAFDVKSGKFAPSKPGPPKYQKVFAQTLIRLAQEDERIVGITAAMADGTSLDLFKKEFPKRFYDVGIAEQHAITFAAGLASEGMKPVAAIYSTFLQRAYDQVVHDVCLQNLDVTLAMDRAGLVGGDGATHQGLFDIGYLRSLPNILCMAPKDENELQHMLRTAVEYDGPAAIRYPRGAGFGVPMDPEIKAVPIGESELLRDGSDAVIVAYGTLVHDAEEAAAELAADGISVALVNARFVKPLDTKRIVALAERTGAVVTVEEHVGMGGFGSAVLEALSEAGTEAHTRCLALPDRPIEQGSPEAQRAEMGLSADGIAAAVRELVGGGRGAS, encoded by the coding sequence ATGAGCGGAAACGAAAAGCTGCTGGACAGGATCGAAAGCCCCGAGGACTTTCGTGCACTCCCCCGAGAACAAGTGCTGGAGGTGGCGTCGGAGCTGCGCGACGAGATCGTCCACAACGTCTCGCGGACGGGGGGCCATCTGGCCAGCAGCCTGGGTGCGGTCGAGCTGCTGACCGCCATCCACTACGTCTTCGACACGCCGGCGGATCGCCTCGTGCTCGATGTCGGCCACCAGGGCTACGCCCACAAGATGCTGACGGGTCGGCGGGCCGGCTTCGCGAAGATCGGCAAGGAAGACGGGATCGGGAAGTTCCTGCGGCGCTCCGAGTCCGAGTTCGACCATTTCGGAGCGGGTCATGCGGGTACGTCCATCTCGGCCGCCCTCGGGATGGCACGGGCCTTCGAGCATCAGGGCAAGGATCAGTGCGCCATCGCACTGATCGGCGATGGCGGAATGACGGCGGGCATGGCCTTCGAAGCGCTCAATCATGCGGGCCATCTCACCCAGAAGAATCTCGTCGTCGTCTTGAACGACAACGAAATGTCGATCTCGCCTAACGTTGGCGCCATGTCCTCCTATCTCTCGCGCAAGCTCTCGGCGCCGATGGTTCGCCGCATGAAGGGCTGGGCGAAGGAATTTCTCACCTCTTTGCCGGGCGATATGGTGCATTGGGCCCAGAAGGCAGAGGAATCGCTGAAGGTCTTCTTCTCGCCTGGGCTCTTGTTCGAGGCCCTGGGCTTCAAGTACGTGGGGCCGATCCAGGGGCACCGCATGGATATCGTGCTCGAGACCTTCGAGAACGTGAAGGCGATGCTCGCGGCGGGCGACGGGCCGATCCTCGTTCACGCGCTCACCGCCAAGGGCTACGGCTACGAGCCGGCCCAGAACGATCCCTACAAGTATCACGGCGTCGGCGCCTTCGATGTGAAGAGCGGGAAGTTTGCGCCCTCCAAACCGGGGCCGCCGAAATACCAGAAGGTATTCGCGCAGACGCTGATCCGGCTGGCGCAAGAGGACGAGCGTATCGTCGGCATCACTGCGGCAATGGCCGATGGCACGAGTCTGGATCTCTTCAAGAAGGAATTCCCGAAGCGCTTCTACGATGTGGGCATTGCGGAGCAGCACGCGATCACCTTCGCGGCCGGGCTGGCGAGCGAGGGCATGAAACCTGTCGCGGCGATCTACTCGACGTTCCTGCAGCGTGCCTACGATCAGGTCGTGCACGATGTCTGCCTGCAGAATCTCGATGTGACGCTGGCAATGGATCGCGCGGGTCTGGTCGGCGGAGACGGCGCGACCCACCAGGGCTTGTTCGATATCGGCTATCTGCGGAGCCTGCCCAACATCCTCTGCATGGCGCCCAAGGACGAGAACGAGCTGCAACATATGCTGCGCACGGCCGTCGAGTACGACGGGCCCGCAGCGATTCGCTATCCCCGCGGTGCGGGCTTCGGCGTGCCGATGGATCCGGAGATCAAGGCCGTGCCGATCGGCGAGTCCGAACTGCTTCGCGATGGAAGTGATGCGGTGATCGTGGCCTACGGCACGCTCGTGCACGACGCCGAAGAAGCTGCGGCGGAACTCGCGGCGGACGGAATCTCGGTGGCGCTGGTCAACGCGCGTTTCGTCAAACCGCTCGACACGAAGCGAATCGTGGCGCTCGCCGAACGCACGGGCGCCGTGGTCACGGTCGAGGAGCACGTCGGGATGGGCGGTTTCGGAAGCGCCGTGCTCGAAGCCCTTTCCGAGGCTGGCACGGAGGCCCACACCCGGTGCCTGGCCCTGCCGGATCGGCCGATCGAGCAAGGCAGCCCGGAAGCCCAGCGAGCCGAGATGGGGCTCTCCGCCGACGGAATCGCGGCTGCGGTTCGCGAGCTGGTTGGAGGGGGCAGGGGCGCTTCCTGA
- a CDS encoding polyprenyl synthetase family protein yields MTPEGYLDAVKERLDPYLDAALPPADAPPQALHGAMRHLLFPGGKRLRPALVAAGCEAFGGDRSDAWPAAAAVELLHTYSLVHDDLPCMDDDEERRGRPTVHVAFGESTALLAGDALQAQAFAVLAAAQAPADVVLGATRDLASAAGSMQLVGGQVEDLAFVLGGADEEARVESVHQRKSAALIAASLTMGARFGNAGEAWLDRLLKFGIEVGIAFQIADDLLDAEDGDEPCSLVRVLGPQRAAERAESLLDGALGRIAELGETAEPLRMLARFAVRRDR; encoded by the coding sequence GTGACGCCGGAGGGCTACCTCGACGCGGTGAAGGAGCGCCTGGATCCGTACCTGGACGCTGCCCTGCCGCCGGCGGATGCGCCGCCCCAGGCCCTGCATGGTGCCATGCGCCATCTCCTGTTTCCGGGTGGCAAGCGGCTGCGCCCGGCGTTGGTGGCTGCGGGCTGCGAGGCGTTTGGCGGGGACCGGAGCGATGCGTGGCCGGCCGCGGCGGCCGTCGAGCTGCTTCACACCTACTCCCTGGTTCACGACGATCTGCCCTGCATGGACGACGACGAGGAGCGCCGAGGTCGGCCCACGGTTCACGTGGCCTTTGGCGAATCGACCGCGCTCCTGGCCGGGGATGCGCTCCAGGCTCAGGCCTTCGCAGTGCTCGCTGCGGCCCAGGCGCCCGCCGATGTGGTGCTTGGCGCGACCCGCGATCTGGCCAGTGCAGCTGGATCGATGCAGCTGGTCGGCGGACAGGTCGAGGATCTCGCCTTCGTGCTCGGCGGGGCGGACGAGGAGGCGCGGGTCGAATCCGTCCACCAACGCAAGTCCGCAGCGCTGATCGCTGCCTCATTGACGATGGGCGCGCGCTTCGGAAACGCGGGCGAGGCCTGGCTGGATCGGCTCTTGAAGTTCGGCATCGAGGTGGGCATCGCGTTCCAGATCGCTGACGATCTGTTGGATGCGGAAGATGGGGATGAACCCTGCTCGCTCGTCCGGGTTCTGGGTCCGCAACGAGCCGCTGAACGCGCAGAATCCCTGCTGGACGGCGCGCTGGGTCGAATTGCAGAGCTCGGCGAGACGGCCGAGCCTCTTAGAATGCTCGCGCGCTTCGCCGTGCGGAGGGATCGATGA
- a CDS encoding exodeoxyribonuclease VII small subunit: MKGQPAKESPENLDFEGALGRLEEIVEGLEAGELGLEAALEAFEEGVALSRRCSAQLDDAERRIEILVEDGDELRTEPLETDEAEA, from the coding sequence ATGAAGGGGCAACCCGCCAAGGAGAGCCCGGAGAACCTCGATTTCGAAGGGGCTCTGGGTCGGCTCGAGGAGATCGTCGAGGGTCTGGAGGCCGGTGAGCTGGGCCTCGAGGCGGCTCTCGAGGCCTTCGAGGAGGGCGTAGCCCTCTCGCGGCGCTGCTCCGCCCAGCTGGACGACGCGGAGCGGCGAATCGAGATCCTGGTCGAGGATGGGGACGAACTGCGCACCGAGCCCTTGGAGACCGACGAGGCCGAGGCGTGA
- the xseA gene encoding exodeoxyribonuclease VII large subunit gives MVEGRRIFKVSELAAGIQELLEEEIGRVWVVGEISDFFRARSGHCYFVLKDGDAQLRAVLFRGNLARIPFDPEDGLEVVAQAEIGFYRPRGDVQLIVRSLEPRGQGALQLAFEQLRTQLEAEGLFADTLKRALPAWPTRIAVVTSSAGAALHDVLQVTGRRAPGIPLVVAPTRVQGEGADLEIEAALAAAARLPEVDLVLLVRGGGSLEDLMAFNTERVARAIRACPLPVVSGVGHEVDVTIADLAADARAPTPSAAAELAVPDTWPWVQRLDREADRLAHAMAAVVDRHRLALAGLAETLQAHAPRTRLAAQRERLRANRHALNAAWLRAQDGWRGRLYENRGRLGRQAVALVPERMERVQGLRARLDRASRVAAAKQAGQLRELAGRLHALSPLAVLSRGFSIVRKEEDGAILRRAQDAAPGDRLRVQLEEGALEAEVLSSGD, from the coding sequence ATGGTCGAGGGACGGCGCATCTTCAAGGTCTCCGAGCTCGCGGCGGGCATCCAGGAGCTGCTCGAAGAGGAAATCGGGCGCGTCTGGGTCGTCGGTGAGATCAGCGATTTCTTCCGGGCGCGGTCCGGGCATTGCTACTTCGTGCTGAAGGACGGCGATGCACAGCTTCGGGCGGTTCTCTTCCGAGGGAACCTGGCGCGCATCCCGTTCGATCCCGAGGATGGGCTCGAGGTGGTGGCCCAGGCGGAAATCGGTTTCTACCGGCCGCGCGGGGACGTCCAGCTCATCGTCCGAAGCCTCGAACCGCGAGGCCAGGGTGCCCTTCAGCTGGCCTTCGAGCAGCTTCGCACCCAACTGGAAGCGGAGGGTCTGTTCGCCGACACGCTGAAGCGCGCGCTTCCGGCCTGGCCGACGCGGATCGCGGTGGTGACGTCCTCGGCGGGTGCCGCCCTGCATGATGTTCTTCAGGTGACCGGCCGACGCGCCCCTGGCATCCCCCTGGTGGTCGCGCCGACCCGGGTACAAGGGGAGGGCGCGGATCTCGAGATCGAAGCGGCGCTTGCGGCGGCCGCGCGCCTTCCCGAGGTCGATCTCGTTCTGCTGGTGCGCGGGGGCGGTTCGCTCGAGGATCTGATGGCGTTCAACACGGAGCGCGTGGCCCGAGCCATTCGGGCTTGCCCGCTCCCCGTCGTGAGCGGCGTTGGCCATGAGGTCGATGTGACGATTGCGGATCTGGCAGCGGATGCCCGCGCGCCGACACCTTCGGCCGCTGCGGAACTTGCCGTGCCCGATACCTGGCCCTGGGTCCAGCGGCTGGATCGGGAGGCGGATCGGCTTGCCCACGCCATGGCGGCGGTCGTGGACCGCCACCGCCTGGCGCTGGCAGGGCTTGCGGAGACGCTCCAGGCCCATGCTCCCCGAACCCGCTTGGCCGCTCAGCGTGAGAGGCTGCGCGCGAATCGACACGCACTGAATGCAGCCTGGCTCCGGGCCCAGGATGGTTGGCGTGGCCGTCTTTACGAGAACCGCGGGCGTCTCGGTCGGCAGGCCGTCGCCCTGGTTCCGGAACGAATGGAGCGCGTGCAAGGCCTTCGAGCCCGTCTGGATCGCGCATCTCGCGTCGCGGCCGCCAAACAAGCCGGCCAACTTCGCGAACTCGCAGGTCGCCTTCACGCGCTCTCGCCGTTGGCCGTCTTGTCGCGCGGCTTTTCCATCGTTCGGAAGGAAGAGGATGGTGCGATTCTGCGGCGAGCCCAGGACGCGGCACCCGGCGACCGGCTGCGTGTCCAGCTGGAAGAGGGCGCGCTCGAAGCCGAGGTCCTCTCTTCAGGGGACTAG